In Cervus canadensis isolate Bull #8, Minnesota chromosome 6, ASM1932006v1, whole genome shotgun sequence, one DNA window encodes the following:
- the LOC122444077 gene encoding dynein regulatory complex subunit 4-like encodes MRALKVELKEQELANEVMVKNLQLKHTEEITKMRNDFERQVREIEAKYDKKMKMFRDELDLRRKTEIHEVEERKNGQITTLMQRHEEAFTDIKNYYNDITLNNLALINSLKEQMEDMQKKEEHLEKEMTEVAMQNRRLADPLQKAREEMSDMQKKLGGYERDKQILVCTKARLKVTEKELKSLRWEHEVLEQRFIKVQQERDDLYQKFTTAILEVQQKAGFRNLVLERKVQALVAAVEKKEVQLNEVLAASNLDPAALTLVSRKLEDVLESKNSAIKDLQYELAGVCKAHSDLLRTYEAKLLAFGVPLDNVGFRPLETAVIGQTLGQGPAGLVGTPT; translated from the coding sequence ATGCGGGCGCTGAAGGTGGAGCTGAAGGAGCAGGAGCTGGCCAACGAGgtgatggtgaagaacctgcAGCTGAAACACACCGAGGAGATCACCAAGATGCGCAACGACTTTGAGAGGCAGGTGCGAGAAATCGAGGCCAAGTATGACAAGAAGATGAAGATGTTTCGGGACGAGCTCGACCTGCGCAGGAAGACGGAGATCCACGAGGTGGAGGAGAGGAAGAATGGCCAGATCACCACGCTGATGCAGCGGCACGAGGAGGCCTTCACCGACATCAAGAACTACTACAACGACATCACCCTCAACAACCTGGCTCTCATCAACTCCCTCAAGGAGCAGATGGAGGACATGCAGAAGAAGGAAGAgcacctggagaaggagatgacggAGGTGGCCATGCAGAACCGGCGCTTGGCGGACCCCCTGCAGAAGGCTCGGGAGGAGATGAGTGACATGCAGAAGAAGCTCGGGGGCTATGAGAGGGACAAGCAGATCCTGGTGTGCACAAAAGCCCGTCTGAAAGTCACTGAGAAGGAGCTGAAGAGCCTGAGGTGGGAGCACGAGGTGCTGGAGCAGCGATTCATCAAGGTGCAGCAGGAGCGGGACGACCTGTACCAGAAGTTCACCACAGCCATCCTGGAGGTGCAGCAGAAGGCGGGCTTCAGGAACCTCGTCCTGGAGCGCAAGGTGCAGGCGCTGGTTGCCGCCGTGGAGAAGAAGGAGGTGCAGTTGAATGAGGTGCTAGCGGCCTCCAACCTGGACCCCGCGGCCCTGACCCTCGTGTCTCGCAAGCTGGAGGACGTTCTGGAATCGAAGAACAGCGCCATCAAGGACCTGCAGTACGAGCTGGCCGGGGTCTGCAAGGCCCACAGTGACTTGCTGCGCACGTATGAGGCGAAGCTCCTGGCCTTCGGAGTCCCCCTGGACAACGTGGGTTTCAGGCCCCTGGAGACTGCTGTGATCGGGCAGACGCTGGGACAGGGCCCCGCAGGACTTGTGGGCACCCCAACGTAG
- the LOC122444075 gene encoding olfactory receptor 4L1-like — protein MKMMNSSMISEFVLLGLTDTWELELFFFFIFLLAYAAIMAGNLLIVVTITLDSRLHSIPMYFLLGNLSFLDMSLSTITTPKMVADFVRKNKTISVWGCMAQMFFLHFLGGSEMTLLIVMAVDRYFAICKPLHYTTIMNHRVLRGSVLLSWAVGFVHTMSQMVFTITLPFCGPNIVDNIFCDLPLVIKLACTETYVLELLVIADSGLLSFISFILLLISYIVILVTVRHQSSGGLSRALSTLSAHITVVTLFFGPCIFIYAWPFSSFSVDKFLSVFYSVITPLLNPIIYTLRNQEMKAAMSRLRAQHVSSRKTF, from the coding sequence ATGAAAATGATGAATAGCTCAATGATATCTGAGTTTGTTTTGTTAGGACTCACCGACACTTGGGAacttgagcttttcttttttttcatatttttattggcCTATGCAGCGATTATGGCAGGAAACCTTCTCATTGTGGTCACCATAACTTTGGACTCTCGTCTGCACTCCATACCAATGTACTTCCTCCTTGGAAACCTCTCCTTTCTTGATATGTCTCTTTCTACAATCACAACCCCCAAGATGGTTGCAGATTttgtcaggaaaaataaaactatttctgtATGGGGCTGTATGGCTCAGATGTTCTTCCTTCACTTTTTAGGGGGCAGTGAGATGACACTTCTCATAGTTATGGCGGTTGATCGGTACTTTGCAATCTGTAAACCTCTTCACTACACAACCATCATGAACCACCGGGTACTCAGAGGCTCTGTGCTGCTATCATGGGCTGTTGGCTTTGTGCATACAATGAGCCAGATGGTTTTTACCATCACCTTGCCCTTCTGTGGTCCCAATATAGTGGACAATATTTTCTGTGACCTTCCGCTGGTTATAAAGCTTGCCTGCACTGAGACCTATGTTCTGGAGTTGTTAGTAATTGCTGACAGTGGGCTATtgtctttcatctccttcatACTCTTGCTCATTTCCTACATTGTCATTCTAGTAACTGTTCGACATCAGTCCTCTGGTGGTCTCTCCAGGGCTCTGTCCACGCTATCTGCTCATATTACTGTGGTCACCCTGTTCTTTGGGCCGTGTATCTTCATTTATGCTTGGCCATTTAGTAGCTTTTCAGTGGAtaaatttctttctgtgttttattcaGTTATCACACCTTTACTGAACCCCATTATTTACACTCTGAGGAATCAGGAGATGAAAGCAGCCATGAGTAGACTGAGGGCCCAACATGTGAGCTCCAGAAAGACCTTCTAG
- the LOC122444076 gene encoding olfactory receptor 4K13-like has product MDLLNNRSSVSEFILVGLSTSQETQIFFFAIFFLVYVAIIVGNLLIVISVIVDNHLHSPMYFFLANLSFFDLCISSAATPKVVSDFLRKHKTISWWGCMIQMFFMHFFGGGEMSLLIAMAIDRYVAICKPLHYKTIMSHRVLTGFLLLSWVIGLIHSTSQMVFTVNLPFCGPNVLDSFFCDLPLVIKLACTDTYTLELLVIVNSGFLSLICFLLLLISYAVMLVTIWQRSSSASSKALSTLSAHITVVTFSFGPAIFIYAFPFNSYSVDKFLSVFYSIITPLLNPIIYTLRNQEMKAAIKRLSNQHIGSWLTP; this is encoded by the coding sequence ATGGATCTCCTGAATAACAGATCAAGTGTTTCTGAGTTCATTTTGGTGGGACTTTCTACTTCTCAAGAaactcaaatattcttttttgcaATCTTCTTTCTCGTCTATGTCGCCATCATAGTAGGAAACCTCCTCATTGTCATCTCTGTGATAGTTGACAACCATCTTCACTCCCCCATGTATTTCTTTCTGGCAAACTTATCATTTTTTGATTTATGTATTTCTTCTGCTGCAACTCCCAAAGTGGTTTCAGACTTCCTTAGAAAACACAAGACCATCTCCTGGTGGGGCTGCATGATCCAGATGTTCTTTATGCACTTCTTTGGGGGTGGAGAGATGTCTCTTCTGATAGCTATGGCCATTGACAGGTATGTCGCCATATGCAAACCCTTGCACTACAAGACCATCATGAGTCACAGGGTGCTCACTGGGTTTCTGCTGCTCTCATGGGTGATTGGGCTTATCCATAGTACAAGCCAGATGGTTTTCACTGTGAATTTACCTTTCTGTGGTCCCAATGTATTGGACAGCTTTTTCTGTGACCTGCCCCTGGTCATCAAGCTTGCCTGCACTGATACTTACACCCTAGAGCTCTTGGTGATCGTGAACAGTGGATTTCTGTCCCTGATCTGCTTCCTTCTCTTGCTCATATCCTATGCTGTCATGCTGGTCACCATCTGGCAGCGCTCATCCAGTGCATCCTCCAAGGCTCTGTCTACACTCTCTGCTCACATCACTGTAGTCACTTTCTCCTTTGGCCCTGCCATCTTCATCTATGCTTTCCCATTTAATAGCTACTCTGTAGAtaaatttctttctgtgttttactCTATCATCACTCCTCTCCTTAATCCAATTATTTATACTCTGAGGAATCAGGAAATGAAGGCAGCCATTAAGAGACTGAGCAACCAGCACATTGGTTCCTGGCTCACCCCCTAA
- the LOC122444074 gene encoding olfactory receptor 4K13-like, producing MNGSPENRSSVSEFILVGLSTSQETQIFFFAIFFLVYVAIIVGNLLIVISVIVDNHLHSPMYFFLANLSFFDLCLSSAATPKGISDFLRKHKTISWWGCMIQMFFMHFFGGGEMSLLIAMAIDRYVAICKPLHYKTIMSHRVLTGFLLLSWVIGLIHSTSQMVFTVNLPFCGPNVLDSFFCDLPLVIKLACTDTYTLELLVIVNSGLLSLVCFILLLISYAVMLVTIWQRSSSASSKALSTLSAHITVVTLFFGPAIFIYAFPFDSYSVDKFLSVFYSIITPLLNPIIYTLRNQEMKAAIKRLSNQHIGSWLTP from the coding sequence ATGAATGGATCTCCTGAAAACAGATCAAGTGTTTCTGAGTTCATTTTGGTGGGACTTTCTACTTCTCAAGAaactcaaatattcttttttgcaATCTTCTTTCTCGTCTATGTTGCCATCATAGTAGGAAACCTCCTCATTGTCATCTCTGTGATAGTTGACAACCATCTTCACTCCCCCATGTATTTCTTTCTGGCAAACTTATCATTTTTTGATTTATGTCTTTCTTCTGCTGCAACTCCCAAAGGGATTTCAGACTTCCTTAGAAAACACAAGACCATCTCCTGGTGGGGCTGCATGATCCAGATGTTCTTTATGCACTTCTTTGGGGGTGGAGAGATGTCTCTTCTGATAGCTATGGCCATTGACAGGTATGTCGCTATATGCAAACCCTTGCACTACAAGACCATCATGAGTCACAGGGTGCTCACTGGGTTTCTGCTGCTCTCATGGGTGATTGGGCTTATCCATAGTACAAGCCAGATGGTTTTCACTGTGAATTTACCTTTCTGTGGTCCCAATGTATTGGACAGCTTTTTTTGTGACCTGCCCCTAGTCATCAAGCTTGCCTGCACTGATACTTACACCCTAGAGCTCTTGGTGATTGTGAACAGTGGGCTCTTGTCCCTAGTCTGTTTCATTCTCTTGCTCATATCCTACGCTGTCATGCTGGTCACCATCTGGCAGCGCTCCTCCAGTGCATCCTCCAAGGCTCTGTCTACACTCTCTGCTCACATCACAGTAGTCACTCTCTTCTTTGGCCCTGCCATCTTCATCTATGCTTTCCCATTTGATAGCTACTCTGTAGAtaaatttctttctgtgttttactCTATCATCACTCCTCTCCTTAATCCAATTATTTATACCCTGAGGAATCAGGAAATGAAGGCAGCCATTAAAAGACTGAGCAACCAGCACATTGGTTCCTGGCTCACCCCCTAA